The Synechocystis sp. PCC 7509 genome includes a window with the following:
- the pheT gene encoding phenylalanine--tRNA ligase subunit beta, with protein sequence MRISLNWLRELVEPALTLTPEELAEILTLAGFEVEDIEDRLSWAFGVVVGRVLECLPHPNADKLSVTTVDIGSQSSPLQIVCGAANIRADIYVPVATVGTYLPKIDLKIRPAKLRGVRSEGMICSLAEVGLAKESAGIHIFAEVDQENPDLLAVGSDARPLLGLDDVILDLTATANRADALSMVGVAREVAALTGVTVKLPAVAKVEKPTAASHLQLKISATQANPTYIGTVISQVKVAASPHWLQQRLQAAGVRPINNVVDITNYILLEWGQPLHAFDRDRLQLVARANSLGMGVRFAEAGESLRTLDGQNRSLSPQNLLITANDKPVAIAGVMGGQETEVHAGTENLVLEAALFDSATIRRSARSLGLRSEASARYERGVNSVELERACDRALNLLQEITGAVIEQQVMVDTRPNLETFSRSIELRLDRVNQLLGPIDLGETTGELQEEQMQQILTALGCEIKPHPNAARIWSVKVPPYRHRDLEREIDLIEEIGRVYGYDRFCDTLPEKTEPGDLGLEVQLRREIRAAFRATGLTELIHYSLVKPGEDRQIVLANPLFAEYSALRTDLVSGLIEAFEYNRSQGNPPLNGFEIGRIFWQDEEGLAEAEALAGILGGDPSSGKWTRGGKNCPINWFEAKGVLESVFQRLGLIVEYQPNHQDSRLHPGRTASLWLQGNRLGTFGQLHPGLRKQRDLPDEVYAFELYLDVLVDCIDAAEIAKHQFQSYSTYPATDRDIAFFASTQISVAELLKAISLAGKEILESVELFDQYRGENVPPGQRSLAFRLVYRAGDRTLTDSEVETVHQKVRASLIEKFHVNLRS encoded by the coding sequence ATGCGTATCTCTCTTAACTGGCTGCGGGAACTGGTAGAACCAGCGTTGACACTTACTCCAGAGGAGTTAGCCGAAATCCTAACGCTGGCAGGGTTTGAGGTCGAAGACATTGAAGATCGTCTTTCTTGGGCTTTTGGGGTTGTGGTGGGTAGGGTATTAGAGTGCTTGCCCCACCCAAATGCTGACAAATTAAGCGTTACAACCGTTGATATTGGTTCGCAATCGTCACCATTGCAGATTGTCTGTGGCGCGGCTAACATCCGGGCAGATATTTACGTCCCGGTAGCAACAGTTGGTACTTATTTACCAAAAATAGACTTAAAAATTCGCCCCGCCAAACTGCGAGGCGTTCGTTCCGAGGGCATGATCTGCTCTTTAGCGGAAGTTGGTTTAGCCAAGGAATCGGCGGGAATTCATATTTTTGCAGAGGTAGACCAGGAAAATCCCGATTTATTAGCCGTAGGGAGCGATGCTAGACCTTTGTTAGGATTAGATGATGTAATACTGGACTTGACAGCAACAGCAAATCGTGCCGACGCATTAAGTATGGTGGGAGTGGCGCGAGAAGTAGCAGCTTTGACTGGGGTGACAGTAAAATTACCAGCAGTGGCAAAAGTTGAAAAACCAACGGCTGCAAGTCACTTGCAACTAAAAATATCGGCAACCCAAGCAAATCCTACTTATATTGGGACGGTAATTTCTCAAGTAAAAGTTGCGGCTTCCCCCCATTGGTTGCAGCAGCGCTTGCAAGCGGCGGGAGTCCGACCGATAAATAATGTTGTAGATATTACAAATTATATTTTATTGGAATGGGGACAACCCTTACACGCTTTTGATCGCGATCGCCTGCAATTGGTAGCAAGAGCAAATAGTTTAGGAATGGGTGTTCGTTTTGCCGAAGCGGGAGAATCTTTAAGGACGTTAGACGGTCAAAATCGTTCTCTATCTCCTCAAAACTTGTTGATTACCGCCAACGACAAGCCTGTAGCTATTGCTGGGGTGATGGGGGGACAAGAAACCGAAGTCCATGCAGGGACAGAGAATTTAGTTTTAGAAGCCGCGTTATTTGATAGTGCCACAATTCGGCGCTCGGCAAGAAGCTTAGGACTGCGAAGCGAAGCCTCAGCACGTTACGAGCGGGGTGTAAACTCCGTAGAACTAGAGAGGGCTTGCGATCGCGCTTTAAACTTGTTGCAAGAGATAACTGGGGCGGTTATTGAGCAACAGGTTATGGTTGATACGCGCCCAAACTTAGAAACGTTTTCGCGTTCCATTGAACTGCGTTTAGACCGCGTCAATCAGTTGTTGGGTCCGATAGATTTGGGTGAAACTACTGGGGAACTCCAAGAGGAGCAAATGCAGCAAATATTGACTGCTTTGGGATGTGAAATTAAACCCCACCCAAACGCAGCGCGAATTTGGAGTGTAAAAGTTCCTCCTTACCGCCATCGAGATTTAGAACGAGAGATCGATCTAATTGAAGAAATTGGTCGGGTTTACGGCTACGATCGCTTTTGCGACACTCTCCCCGAAAAAACTGAACCTGGTGATCTTGGTTTAGAGGTACAACTAAGGCGAGAAATTCGCGCCGCCTTTCGCGCTACAGGACTTACAGAATTAATCCATTATTCTTTAGTCAAACCCGGAGAAGATCGGCAAATAGTCTTAGCTAACCCTTTATTTGCTGAATACTCCGCCCTACGGACAGATTTAGTGTCTGGTTTGATTGAAGCTTTTGAGTACAATCGCTCCCAAGGTAATCCGCCCCTAAATGGCTTTGAGATTGGGAGAATTTTTTGGCAAGACGAGGAAGGATTAGCGGAAGCGGAGGCATTGGCGGGAATTTTGGGCGGCGATCCAAGTAGTGGAAAGTGGACGCGTGGCGGCAAAAATTGCCCGATCAATTGGTTTGAAGCTAAAGGCGTTTTGGAAAGCGTATTTCAGCGCCTAGGTTTAATAGTGGAGTACCAACCCAATCATCAAGATTCGCGCCTGCATCCAGGTCGCACAGCGTCTTTGTGGTTGCAGGGAAACCGCTTAGGAACTTTTGGTCAGTTACATCCAGGGTTACGCAAACAAAGGGATTTACCTGATGAGGTGTATGCTTTTGAACTCTATTTAGATGTACTAGTTGATTGTATAGATGCGGCGGAGATTGCCAAGCATCAGTTCCAAAGTTATTCTACTTACCCAGCAACAGATCGAGATATTGCCTTTTTTGCCTCTACACAGATTTCTGTGGCTGAATTACTGAAAGCGATTTCCTTAGCAGGGAAAGAAATTTTAGAATCAGTAGAGTTATTTGATCAGTACCGGGGCGAAAATGTCCCCCCAGGGCAAAGAAGTTTAGCATTTCGATTAGTTTATCGCGCCGGCGATCGCACTTTAACCGATAGTGAGGTTGAAACAGTCCATCAAAAAGTACGAGCATCTTTGATTGAAAAATTCCATGTCAATCTTAGAAGTTAA
- a CDS encoding serine/threonine-protein kinase, producing the protein MTYCLNPKCRHPENPIEQTKCADCGFSLVKLRDRYRVSQALAHGGFGATFLAQDEGLPGEPVCVIKQLRPSVNEPNVFQMARDLFEREAKTLGRIGNHPQIPRLLDYFEEDNQFYLVQEYVNGATLQQEVKRYGAFSEAGVQQFLSEVLPILQYIHDQRVIHRDIKPANLIRRVEDCKLVMIDFGAVKNEVNNTINSQSLHTNVTSYAVGTAGFAPPEQIALRPVYASDIYAVGVTCIYLLTGKSPRDFDYHPSTGEMLWEKKVRVSDSLTEVLKKMLEVSVRHRYKSATEVLNAIQLEPYEDSLAKSMASHKKPLSGNDKSGFLDRSNPEEGYNPSIVQMATSIRERRVKSIEANPKSSADITQELKAKTWKAKITNQSIPLSSKNPPVPRIDSNTLLSAYINGRRDFAMQNLSMLDLERADLTEVNFHGCNLHKTNLHKAILFNSDLGQASLNQASLKDANLSRAYLSHADLEGADLRGADLSDAYLNHANLRGANLSGANLTNAKVSEEQLAMAKTNWMTVRPNGKRVVL; encoded by the coding sequence ATGACCTACTGCTTAAATCCTAAATGTCGTCATCCAGAAAACCCTATAGAGCAAACAAAATGCGCTGATTGTGGTTTTAGTCTAGTTAAGTTGCGCGATCGCTATCGTGTATCCCAAGCACTGGCTCATGGAGGCTTTGGAGCTACTTTTCTAGCGCAAGATGAAGGCTTACCTGGCGAACCTGTGTGCGTCATCAAACAACTGCGCCCATCGGTAAATGAGCCAAATGTTTTTCAAATGGCACGGGATTTATTTGAACGGGAAGCTAAAACTTTAGGCAGAATTGGCAATCATCCCCAAATACCAAGGCTACTTGATTATTTTGAAGAAGATAATCAATTTTATTTAGTGCAAGAGTACGTTAATGGCGCTACCTTACAGCAAGAAGTCAAACGCTACGGTGCTTTTAGTGAAGCTGGGGTGCAGCAATTTTTAAGCGAAGTTTTACCAATACTGCAATACATCCACGATCAACGGGTAATTCACCGCGACATCAAGCCTGCTAACTTAATTCGGCGCGTGGAAGACTGCAAACTCGTCATGATTGACTTTGGCGCTGTCAAAAACGAAGTCAACAACACCATCAATAGTCAATCCTTGCACACTAATGTGACCTCTTATGCTGTCGGTACGGCAGGCTTCGCTCCACCCGAACAAATTGCTCTACGTCCAGTTTATGCTAGTGATATTTATGCAGTAGGGGTAACTTGCATCTATTTACTTACGGGTAAATCTCCTAGAGACTTTGATTACCATCCTTCTACCGGGGAAATGTTATGGGAAAAAAAAGTTCGCGTTAGCGATTCCCTAACAGAAGTTCTCAAAAAAATGCTAGAAGTATCGGTTCGCCATCGTTACAAATCTGCTACCGAAGTATTAAACGCTATTCAACTTGAACCCTACGAAGACAGTTTAGCGAAAAGCATGGCTAGTCACAAAAAGCCGCTATCTGGTAATGACAAATCGGGGTTTTTAGATCGTTCTAATCCAGAAGAAGGTTACAATCCATCAATTGTCCAAATGGCAACATCAATCCGCGAAAGACGGGTAAAATCTATAGAAGCTAATCCTAAGTCAAGTGCAGATATTACTCAAGAATTAAAAGCCAAAACTTGGAAAGCAAAAATAACTAATCAAAGTATTCCTCTTAGTTCCAAAAATCCGCCTGTTCCTCGTATAGATAGCAATACTTTATTAAGTGCTTATATCAACGGCAGACGTGACTTTGCTATGCAAAACTTAAGTATGCTGGATTTGGAAAGAGCAGATTTAACGGAAGTAAATTTTCACGGTTGCAATTTGCATAAAACTAATTTACACAAAGCAATTTTATTTAATAGTGATTTAGGGCAAGCTAGTCTCAATCAAGCCTCCTTGAAAGACGCAAACCTTAGTAGAGCTTACCTTAGCCATGCTGACTTAGAAGGGGCAGATTTACGCGGCGCAGATTTGAGCGATGCCTACCTTAATCATGCTAACCTACGCGGGGCTAATTTAAGCGGTGCAAATCTCACTAATGCTAAGGTTTCTGAGGAACAGTTAGCAATGGCTAAAACTAATTGGATGACTGTACGCCCTAATGGCAAACGCGTAGTTTTGTAG
- a CDS encoding molybdopterin molybdotransferase MoeA yields MSHAQVIVVDVFIADSLVKKSEQESAMLQVSDAEAIIFNLVQPLDKKWDRELVTLLTAIDRILAIPVTSQLDFPHWDNSAMDGYAVRYEDVSGATKDCPTVLEVVEEIPAGVKPLRYIQSGQAARIFTGAVMPEGADTVVMQEQTQKQGDRVLILAAPKPQEFVRHRASFYQAGGQLLPPGITINPAEIAVLAAAQCREVTVYRRPRVAILSTGNELVAPDELLHPGQIVDSNQYALAALVAQIGSEPVPMGIVRDRPEQVKKAIAQAISVADVVLSSGGVSVGDYDYIDKNLEQLGATIHIRSVGIKPGKPLTVATFPKPKTQQSVLYFGLPGNPVSALVTFWRFVQPALRKLSGLANNWQPKFVLARTRYDLTSDGKRETYLWGQLHLVDGNYEFALASGSPSSGNLINLAQTNGLAVLPVGQTHIPAGEQVQVLQIN; encoded by the coding sequence GTGAGCCACGCACAAGTTATAGTTGTGGATGTTTTTATAGCTGATAGTTTAGTAAAAAAGTCGGAGCAAGAGAGCGCCATGCTACAAGTTAGCGATGCGGAAGCAATTATTTTTAATTTAGTCCAGCCTCTAGATAAAAAATGGGACAGAGAGTTAGTGACTTTATTAACGGCGATCGATCGCATTTTAGCAATACCTGTGACTAGCCAACTAGATTTTCCCCACTGGGATAATTCGGCAATGGATGGCTACGCAGTACGCTACGAAGACGTTAGCGGCGCTACTAAAGACTGTCCCACAGTTTTAGAAGTAGTGGAAGAAATCCCCGCCGGAGTCAAACCTTTACGCTATATTCAATCGGGACAAGCAGCAAGGATTTTTACTGGGGCGGTGATGCCCGAAGGTGCGGATACTGTTGTTATGCAAGAACAAACCCAAAAACAAGGCGATCGCGTATTAATATTAGCGGCTCCCAAACCCCAAGAATTTGTTCGTCATCGCGCTTCATTTTACCAAGCTGGAGGGCAACTATTGCCGCCAGGAATCACTATTAATCCGGCAGAAATTGCCGTATTAGCGGCGGCGCAATGTCGAGAAGTAACTGTATACCGTCGTCCGCGCGTGGCAATTTTATCTACAGGCAACGAATTAGTAGCACCCGACGAACTGCTCCATCCCGGTCAGATTGTAGACTCAAATCAGTATGCTTTAGCGGCATTAGTGGCACAAATCGGCTCAGAACCCGTACCAATGGGAATTGTGCGCGATCGCCCAGAACAGGTAAAAAAAGCCATTGCTCAAGCAATATCTGTAGCGGATGTAGTTTTATCTTCCGGGGGTGTTTCGGTTGGAGATTACGACTATATAGATAAAAATTTAGAGCAATTGGGAGCTACAATTCATATTCGCTCCGTAGGCATAAAACCTGGTAAACCGCTAACAGTCGCTACCTTTCCCAAGCCCAAAACCCAACAAAGCGTTTTATACTTTGGTTTACCCGGAAATCCGGTTTCGGCTTTAGTAACTTTTTGGCGATTTGTTCAACCAGCATTGCGGAAACTTTCTGGCTTGGCAAATAATTGGCAACCAAAGTTTGTATTAGCGCGGACTCGTTACGATTTAACTTCTGATGGTAAACGCGAAACTTACCTCTGGGGACAGTTACATTTAGTAGATGGCAATTATGAATTTGCCCTCGCAAGTGGTAGTCCAAGTTCAGGTAATTTAATTAACTTAGCCCAAACCAACGGTTTAGCCGTGTTGCCTGTAGGACAAACCCATATCCCCGCCGGAGAGCAGGTTCAAGTTCTCCAAATTAACTAA
- the rpmG gene encoding 50S ribosomal protein L33 — MAKSKGVRIVVTLECTECRTNLDKRSPGVSRYTSMKNRRNTTARLELKKFCRYCNRHIVHKEIK; from the coding sequence ATGGCTAAAAGCAAAGGTGTACGGATTGTTGTGACATTGGAATGTACCGAGTGTCGCACCAATCTAGATAAGCGATCGCCGGGTGTATCTCGTTACACCAGCATGAAGAACCGCCGCAATACCACCGCCAGATTAGAATTAAAGAAATTTTGCCGCTACTGCAACCGTCACATTGTTCATAAGGAAATTAAGTAA
- the rpsR gene encoding 30S ribosomal protein S18 has translation MAYYRRRLSPIKPQDPIDYKDIDLLRKFVTERGKILPRRITGLTSKQQRDLALAIKRARIVALMPFINAEG, from the coding sequence ATGGCTTACTATCGCCGTCGTCTATCTCCTATTAAACCCCAAGATCCAATCGATTATAAAGATATCGATTTGCTGAGAAAGTTTGTAACCGAGCGAGGCAAAATTCTACCTCGTCGAATTACGGGATTAACATCCAAGCAACAAAGAGACTTAGCACTAGCAATCAAGCGGGCGCGAATTGTGGCTTTAATGCCATTTATCAATGCTGAAGGATAA
- a CDS encoding ribonuclease catalytic domain-containing protein produces the protein MDKGTLVEFKVQGDRRLAVVDRPDGKTRWFVVDERGTAHSLTPRQVTYSVPGQTYKASEIPKFLTAVQPYIDPSSLEIAWELLIELGEESVNPKKLASLLFSEENPPQCYAAHCLLSEDKLYFKLKGDYYEPRSASQVAELKHQSEVANLRQKEQEQFFARISQVLDGATVEWEKYDRQRLEAIERFALTMVETGRSGGMQDPNRNPPALLLEIMNHLGRTATPQAVMQLLIDLGIWSEHENLVLRRSLIPSQFPIKVLEVAQQCLDSPPPDLDLDRLDLTRLKVYTIDDESTSEIDDGLSWEVLANGQQKLWVHIADPTRWLIPEDELDKEARRRGTTVYLPTGMIPMFPAVLATGPMSLIQGKSCCALSFGVILDELGAVESYSIHASVIKPTYRLTYEDVDEMLQLGLRAEPEIAAIASLAQLRKTWRHSQGAISIHLPEASIKVKGDEITINVLEDSTSRQLVAEMMILAGEVAGRYGQAHNIALPFRGQPQPELPSAEELIQLPAGPVRACGMRRCMPKSEMSITPSRHAGLGLQTYTQATSPIRRYSDLLTHFQLKAHLRGEDLPFSAEQLKEVMLSVFSVTQEVVLVERQTNRYWGLEYLRRHPEEVWQALVLMWLREDTGLALILIEDLGLQLPMPFKRDVALGEQVLLKAAYVDPRQDILQFQEVSHAEV, from the coding sequence GTGGATAAGGGAACGCTAGTTGAATTTAAAGTCCAAGGCGATCGCCGACTTGCGGTGGTAGATCGTCCTGATGGCAAAACACGTTGGTTTGTAGTCGATGAGCGCGGTACTGCTCATAGCTTAACGCCTCGACAAGTTACCTATAGCGTTCCCGGACAAACTTATAAAGCTTCAGAAATTCCTAAGTTTTTAACCGCAGTCCAACCTTATATCGATCCGTCAAGCTTGGAAATAGCCTGGGAATTGTTAATAGAACTGGGGGAGGAAAGTGTTAACCCAAAAAAATTAGCTTCCTTACTATTCTCCGAGGAAAACCCACCCCAGTGCTACGCGGCACACTGCTTATTATCGGAGGATAAACTTTATTTCAAGCTAAAAGGCGATTATTACGAACCGCGTAGCGCCTCCCAAGTAGCAGAACTCAAGCACCAAAGCGAAGTAGCCAACCTTCGCCAAAAAGAGCAAGAGCAATTTTTCGCGCGAATTTCTCAAGTTCTAGATGGTGCAACGGTAGAGTGGGAAAAGTACGATCGCCAACGTTTAGAAGCGATAGAACGTTTTGCCTTAACCATGGTTGAGACAGGGCGGTCAGGAGGAATGCAAGATCCTAATCGCAATCCCCCGGCGTTGCTACTAGAAATTATGAATCATCTAGGACGCACCGCTACCCCGCAAGCGGTAATGCAATTATTGATTGATTTAGGTATCTGGAGCGAGCATGAAAATTTGGTATTGCGGCGCTCATTAATTCCGTCTCAGTTTCCTATCAAGGTATTAGAAGTGGCGCAGCAGTGCTTAGATTCCCCACCACCAGACTTAGACCTAGACCGTTTAGACTTAACGCGGTTAAAAGTTTATACAATTGATGACGAGAGTACCAGCGAAATTGATGATGGTCTAAGTTGGGAAGTATTAGCCAACGGACAGCAAAAGCTATGGGTACATATTGCCGATCCCACGCGCTGGCTAATACCGGAAGATGAATTAGATAAGGAAGCAAGAAGGCGCGGTACAACAGTGTATTTGCCTACAGGGATGATCCCAATGTTTCCCGCAGTATTGGCTACAGGCCCAATGAGCTTAATTCAGGGCAAATCTTGTTGCGCCTTAAGTTTTGGTGTAATTTTAGACGAGCTAGGGGCGGTGGAAAGCTACAGTATCCATGCAAGTGTAATTAAGCCCACCTATCGCCTGACCTACGAAGATGTAGACGAGATGTTGCAACTAGGATTACGAGCAGAACCAGAAATTGCGGCGATCGCCTCTTTAGCCCAATTACGTAAAACTTGGCGGCATTCTCAAGGCGCAATTAGCATTCATTTACCCGAAGCCAGCATCAAAGTCAAAGGCGACGAAATTACTATTAATGTTTTAGAAGATTCGACTTCTAGGCAGTTGGTAGCCGAGATGATGATTTTAGCTGGGGAAGTTGCGGGGCGCTACGGTCAAGCTCATAATATTGCTTTGCCTTTTCGCGGTCAGCCGCAGCCGGAACTACCTTCTGCCGAAGAATTGATTCAATTGCCCGCCGGGCCTGTCCGTGCTTGCGGGATGCGCCGTTGTATGCCTAAAAGTGAGATGAGTATTACCCCCAGTCGTCATGCTGGATTGGGTTTGCAAACTTATACGCAAGCAACTTCCCCCATCCGTCGCTATAGCGATTTGCTAACTCATTTTCAACTCAAAGCTCACCTGCGGGGCGAAGATTTGCCTTTTTCCGCCGAACAGCTTAAAGAAGTGATGTTAAGCGTATTTAGCGTCACTCAAGAGGTGGTTCTGGTAGAACGACAAACTAATCGTTATTGGGGTTTAGAGTATCTCCGCCGCCACCCAGAGGAAGTGTGGCAAGCCTTAGTTTTGATGTGGTTGCGCGAAGACACGGGTTTAGCATTGATTTTAATTGAAGACTTGGGTTTACAGTTGCCCATGCCCTTTAAACGAGATGTCGCCTTGGGCGAACAAGTATTACTCAAAGCTGCTTATGTAGACCCCCGCCAAGACATACTTCAGTTTCAAGAAGTAAGTCATGCAGAGGTTTAA
- a CDS encoding alpha/beta fold hydrolase, whose amino-acid sequence MITEQQVIGIFDKLTWDWKGYKIGYTVMGTGQPLLLIHGFGASIGHWRKNIPVLAAAGYRVFAIDLLGFGSSNKPPLNYTMELWEELVKDFWTAHIRQRAVFVGNSIGGLLSLMVIANHPDIAAGGILINCAGGLSHRPHELNPPLRLVMGAFNRLIRSKITGKVLFNRVRQKSQIRRSLMQVYRDRTAVTDELVDLLYQPSCDEGAQQVFVSILTAPPGPTPAQLLPKVQCPLLVIWGDADPWTPINGSKIFQDLSAMGQPVQVKPIANAGHCPHDEAPDKVNPLIIDWLAQTAILSEE is encoded by the coding sequence GTGATCACTGAGCAACAGGTAATTGGCATTTTCGACAAACTAACTTGGGACTGGAAAGGTTACAAAATTGGCTATACAGTCATGGGTACGGGACAACCTTTATTATTAATTCATGGTTTCGGTGCTTCTATCGGACACTGGCGCAAAAATATCCCTGTATTAGCTGCGGCGGGCTACCGAGTATTTGCCATTGATTTACTGGGGTTTGGAAGTTCCAATAAGCCACCGTTGAACTACACAATGGAATTATGGGAAGAATTAGTTAAAGATTTTTGGACGGCGCATATTCGGCAACGGGCGGTATTTGTGGGTAATTCTATCGGCGGATTATTAAGCTTGATGGTGATTGCCAATCATCCAGACATTGCGGCGGGGGGAATTCTAATTAACTGTGCGGGAGGACTTAGCCACCGTCCCCACGAACTAAATCCGCCTTTAAGGTTGGTAATGGGCGCATTTAATCGCTTAATACGTTCTAAGATTACTGGCAAAGTTTTGTTTAATAGAGTGCGGCAAAAGTCGCAAATAAGGCGGAGTCTGATGCAAGTGTATCGCGATCGCACAGCCGTTACCGATGAGCTTGTAGACCTGCTGTATCAACCATCTTGCGACGAAGGGGCGCAACAGGTTTTTGTGTCAATTTTAACTGCACCTCCAGGGCCAACCCCTGCTCAGTTATTGCCTAAAGTTCAGTGTCCGTTGTTGGTAATTTGGGGAGATGCTGACCCCTGGACTCCGATTAATGGGTCGAAGATTTTTCAAGACTTAAGCGCAATGGGTCAACCGGTACAGGTGAAGCCGATTGCCAATGCTGGTCACTGTCCCCACGATGAAGCACCAGACAAAGTAAATCCTTTGATTATTGATTGGTTGGCTCAAACGGCTATTCTCAGCGAAGAATGA
- the crtH gene encoding carotenoid isomerase — MPTAETLFDAITIGAGIGGLVAATQLAAKGAKVLVLESYLIPGGSAGYFEREGYRFDVGASMIFGFGTQGTTNLLTKALEAVNVSLETIPDPVQIHYHLPNNLEVKVHRDYEKFLQELLSYFPHEKQGIRQFYDECWTVFNCLNRMDLLSLEEPRYLARVFFQHPLACLGLVKYLPQNVGDVARKYIKDPLLLKFIDIECYIWSVVPADLTPMINGGMVFSDRHYGGINYPKGGVGQIAQKLADGLEKAGGEIQYQARVTKILTENNRAVGVKLASGKVYRAKRIISNATRWDTFEKLIPKEKMPASEQKWQQRYQKSPSFLNLHLGVKAQLLPVGTECHHILVEDWEKMEETIFVSIPTLLDPDLAPAGHHIIHTFTPSWVEDWQELSQCEYEQKKEAAAGKIIKRLEQIFPGLDAALDYMEVGTPRSHRRFLNRQDGTYGPIPRRKLMGLLGMPFNRTSIPGLYCVGDSTFPGQGLNAVAFSGFACAHRVAVDLGL, encoded by the coding sequence ATGCCTACTGCCGAAACTTTATTTGATGCGATCACCATCGGTGCTGGTATTGGCGGCTTAGTGGCGGCTACTCAGTTAGCAGCTAAGGGCGCTAAAGTGCTAGTTCTAGAAAGCTATTTAATTCCTGGAGGAAGTGCGGGGTATTTTGAGCGCGAAGGCTACCGCTTTGATGTTGGCGCGTCGATGATTTTTGGCTTTGGGACTCAAGGCACTACAAACCTTCTCACCAAAGCGTTAGAGGCAGTAAATGTAAGTCTGGAAACGATCCCCGACCCGGTGCAAATTCACTATCATTTACCTAACAATTTAGAAGTAAAAGTTCACCGCGATTATGAGAAATTTTTGCAAGAACTCCTAAGTTATTTTCCTCACGAAAAGCAAGGTATCCGCCAATTTTACGATGAATGCTGGACAGTTTTTAACTGTCTCAATCGGATGGATTTACTTTCCCTAGAAGAACCAAGATATCTAGCACGGGTATTTTTTCAGCATCCTTTGGCTTGTTTGGGTTTGGTTAAGTATTTGCCCCAAAATGTGGGCGATGTAGCGCGAAAGTATATTAAAGACCCTTTGTTATTGAAGTTTATTGATATAGAGTGTTATATCTGGTCAGTAGTCCCCGCCGACTTGACACCAATGATTAATGGGGGAATGGTCTTTTCTGACCGTCATTACGGCGGAATTAACTACCCCAAAGGCGGTGTCGGTCAAATTGCCCAAAAATTAGCCGATGGGCTAGAAAAAGCTGGGGGAGAAATTCAGTATCAAGCTAGAGTTACAAAGATTCTGACCGAAAATAATCGCGCCGTTGGCGTAAAGCTAGCTTCGGGAAAAGTTTACAGGGCAAAAAGGATTATTTCTAATGCTACGCGCTGGGATACCTTCGAGAAATTGATACCAAAAGAAAAAATGCCAGCCTCCGAGCAAAAATGGCAACAACGCTATCAAAAATCTCCGAGTTTTTTAAATCTGCACTTGGGTGTAAAGGCGCAATTGTTGCCTGTGGGGACAGAATGCCATCATATTTTGGTAGAAGATTGGGAAAAAATGGAAGAAACTATTTTTGTTTCAATTCCTACCTTACTAGACCCCGATTTAGCCCCGGCGGGTCATCATATTATTCATACTTTTACTCCAAGCTGGGTAGAAGATTGGCAAGAGCTTTCTCAGTGCGAGTACGAACAAAAAAAAGAAGCGGCGGCAGGAAAAATAATTAAACGTTTAGAACAGATTTTTCCGGGTTTAGATGCGGCTTTAGACTACATGGAAGTGGGAACGCCTCGCAGCCATCGACGGTTTTTAAATCGACAAGATGGTACTTATGGCCCTATCCCCCGGCGGAAGTTAATGGGATTATTGGGGATGCCTTTTAACCGCACATCAATTCCTGGGCTTTATTGCGTGGGTGATAGTACCTTTCCCGGACAAGGATTGAATGCTGTAGCTTTTTCTGGTTTTGCTTGCGCTCATCGAGTAGCGGTAGACTTGGGACTTTAA